From the Metamycoplasma hominis ATCC 23114 genome, one window contains:
- the rpsD gene encoding 30S ribosomal protein S4, protein MSKFVGSMFKKSRRYGISLLENNKEFTKGKKRTTAPGQHGAKRSKPSDYQLHMYEKQKVRYMYGLNERQFKNLFIKVSKKAGVTGINLLQTVESRLDNLVFRAGFARTRAQARQLVNHGHFTVDGCKANIPSMIVKVGSVIELKEALQNNVAIKDAIEVMTVAPWLTKENFKVTFTRLPERNEFAKDINESLIVEYYNR, encoded by the coding sequence ATGTCAAAATTTGTTGGCTCAATGTTTAAAAAGAGCCGTAGATATGGAATTTCTTTATTAGAAAATAATAAAGAATTCACAAAAGGCAAAAAACGTACAACTGCCCCTGGACAACACGGAGCAAAAAGAAGCAAACCATCAGACTATCAACTACACATGTATGAAAAGCAAAAAGTTAGATATATGTATGGTTTAAATGAACGTCAATTTAAAAATTTATTTATTAAAGTTTCTAAAAAAGCCGGAGTTACTGGTATTAACTTGCTACAAACTGTTGAATCAAGATTAGACAATCTAGTATTTAGAGCAGGATTTGCAAGAACAAGAGCTCAAGCAAGACAATTAGTAAATCATGGACACTTCACAGTTGATGGATGCAAAGCAAACATTCCTTCAATGATTGTTAAAGTAGGTTCAGTTATTGAATTAAAAGAAGCATTACAAAATAATGTTGCTATTAAAGATGCTATTGAAGTAATGACAGTTGCTCCATGATTAACAAAAGAAAACTTTAAAGTAACATTTACAAGATTGCCAGAAAGAAACGAATTTGCTAAAGATATTAACGAATCATTAATCGTTGAATACTACAACCGTTAA